One Yoonia sp. BS5-3 genomic window carries:
- the secG gene encoding preprotein translocase subunit SecG: protein MENVVLIIHLILALSLIGTVLLQRSEGGGLGMGGGGGGATGGRPAPTAMSKFTWMLAIAFICTSIGLTLISASETAGSSVADRVGDITGEEDVPDTGFGDSLLPPSQSDEPLVPTGD from the coding sequence TATCATCCATCTGATCCTGGCGCTCAGCCTGATCGGCACTGTGCTTTTGCAGCGCTCTGAGGGTGGCGGCCTTGGCATGGGCGGCGGCGGTGGCGGGGCCACAGGCGGACGTCCGGCCCCTACAGCGATGAGCAAATTCACCTGGATGCTGGCCATTGCTTTTATCTGTACATCCATCGGGCTGACGCTGATTTCTGCAAGCGAAACAGCAGGGTCTTCGGTTGCGGATCGGGTTGGCGACATCACCGGTGAAGAGGACGTTCCGGATACCGGATTTGGCGACAGTCTGCTGCCCCCAAGCCAAAGTGACGAACCGCTCGTCCCGACCGGCGACTAA